One Candidatus Obscuribacterales bacterium DNA segment encodes these proteins:
- a CDS encoding aspartate aminotransferase, producing the protein MGLDWIHQADRLSALPPYVFARLDELKAKAREQGLDLIDLGMGNPDGPTPQPVVEAAMAALQDVSNHGYPPFEGTASFRRAITDWYYRRYNVELDPDGEALPLLGSKEGLTHLAIAYVNPGDLVLVPNPAYPAHFRGPLIAGGKVHSLMLSAENNWLIDISAIPEEVARQAKILYFNYPSNPTAATAPREFFEEIVAFARHYEILLVHDLCYAELAFDGYQPTSLLEIPGAKDLGVEFHTLSKTYNMAGWRVGFVVGNRHVIQGLRTLKTNLDYGIFAALQRAAETALQLPDIYLEEVQTRYRTRRDFLIAGLGKLGWSVPKTKGTMYLWVPCPPGIGSTDFALSVLQQTGVVVTPGNAFGSGGEGYVRISLIAECDRLQEALDRFAAAGICYQPMAVS; encoded by the coding sequence GTGGGTTTAGACTGGATTCATCAGGCCGATCGCCTCAGTGCATTACCACCCTACGTATTTGCCCGACTGGATGAGCTGAAAGCCAAGGCGCGGGAACAGGGTCTCGATTTGATTGATCTGGGGATGGGCAACCCCGATGGCCCCACACCGCAGCCCGTAGTCGAAGCCGCCATGGCAGCCCTACAGGACGTTAGCAATCACGGCTACCCTCCCTTTGAAGGCACCGCCAGCTTTCGCCGCGCCATCACAGACTGGTACTACCGCCGCTATAACGTCGAGCTGGATCCCGATGGGGAGGCCTTGCCGTTGCTAGGTTCCAAAGAAGGGTTAACTCACCTAGCGATCGCCTACGTGAATCCTGGAGACTTGGTGCTGGTACCCAATCCCGCCTATCCCGCCCACTTTCGCGGCCCCTTGATTGCTGGCGGCAAAGTCCATAGCCTGATGCTCTCCGCCGAAAATAATTGGCTCATCGACATCTCCGCCATTCCCGAAGAGGTAGCAAGACAGGCCAAGATCCTGTATTTCAACTACCCCAGCAACCCCACAGCAGCAACCGCCCCCCGCGAGTTCTTTGAAGAGATCGTCGCCTTTGCTCGCCACTACGAAATTCTGCTGGTGCATGATCTCTGCTATGCCGAGCTGGCCTTCGATGGCTATCAACCCACCAGCCTGCTAGAAATTCCCGGTGCGAAAGACCTCGGCGTCGAGTTCCACACCCTCTCTAAAACCTACAATATGGCTGGCTGGCGGGTCGGCTTTGTCGTCGGCAACCGCCACGTTATCCAAGGTCTGCGCACCCTCAAGACCAACCTAGACTACGGCATTTTTGCGGCCCTCCAGCGAGCTGCGGAAACTGCCCTGCAACTACCAGACATCTACCTAGAAGAGGTGCAAACTCGCTACCGCACCCGCCGTGACTTCCTCATTGCAGGTCTAGGAAAACTAGGCTGGTCAGTCCCCAAAACCAAGGGCACCATGTATCTCTGGGTACCCTGCCCGCCGGGAATTGGCTCCACCGATTTTGCTCTGTCAGTGCTGCAGCAGACCGGTGTGGTTGTAACGCCAGGGAATGCCTTTGGCAGTGGTGGGGAAGGCTATGTGCGCATTAGTCTAATCGCCGAGTGCGATCGCCTTCAGGAAGCTCTTGATCGCTTTGCCGCCGCTGGCATTTGCTATCAACCCATGGCCGTGTCCTAA
- a CDS encoding iron-containing alcohol dehydrogenase family protein, whose amino-acid sequence MTRLSPQSASSPAILPSLMVAPARIVRGAGLLAEAGSILAQIGQRPLIIGGDRTLALVAPDLHPSLVQQGLAIADVAYGDDCSEAALAHLHQAREQHQADVILGVGGGKALDAAKLVAHQARLPVVTIPTSAATCAAWTALSNVYSDQGAFLYDVSLDRCPDLLLLDYDLVQTAPRRTLVAGIGDAIAKWYEASVSSGHSQQTLIVAAVQQARVLRDLLFQKSAAALENPGGEEWRDVVDATVLLAGVIGGIGGAQCRTVAAHAVHNGLTHLLQSHGTLHGEKVAFGILVQLRLEELVQGSRLAATARQQLQQFYSTLGLPQTLADLGLESITIADLRQAAEVACAERSDIHHLPFTVTPDQLMAAMVSTTTPISEVRHPEGDRPTTDQPRYTEQEGQLWV is encoded by the coding sequence CCTCAATCCGCTTCTTCTCCGGCAATTCTTCCCAGCCTGATGGTGGCTCCAGCGCGTATTGTGCGCGGGGCAGGTCTTTTGGCTGAAGCAGGCTCCATCCTGGCCCAGATCGGTCAACGGCCGCTGATCATCGGCGGCGATCGCACCCTGGCCCTAGTCGCTCCAGATCTACACCCAAGCCTCGTCCAACAGGGGTTGGCGATCGCCGATGTGGCCTATGGCGACGACTGTAGCGAAGCTGCCCTAGCCCATCTGCACCAGGCCCGTGAGCAGCATCAAGCCGATGTAATTCTGGGCGTGGGCGGCGGCAAGGCCCTAGATGCCGCCAAACTCGTCGCCCATCAGGCCCGCTTGCCCGTGGTCACGATTCCCACCTCGGCCGCCACCTGTGCCGCTTGGACAGCGCTATCCAACGTCTATTCTGACCAAGGCGCATTTCTCTACGATGTCAGCCTCGATCGCTGCCCCGACCTGCTGCTGCTGGACTATGACCTGGTGCAAACTGCGCCGCGCCGTACCCTGGTTGCCGGCATTGGGGATGCGATCGCCAAATGGTATGAAGCCTCGGTGAGCAGCGGTCATTCCCAACAAACCTTGATTGTGGCAGCAGTGCAGCAAGCTCGGGTGCTGCGCGACCTGCTGTTCCAAAAATCCGCCGCCGCCCTAGAGAATCCAGGCGGTGAAGAGTGGCGCGACGTGGTAGATGCGACGGTTCTCCTGGCAGGCGTCATCGGGGGAATTGGCGGAGCCCAATGTCGCACCGTGGCGGCCCATGCCGTCCACAACGGTCTCACCCATCTCCTGCAAAGCCACGGTACCCTCCACGGCGAGAAAGTAGCCTTCGGCATCCTCGTGCAGCTACGCCTTGAGGAATTAGTGCAGGGCAGTCGTCTAGCAGCCACAGCCCGCCAGCAGCTTCAGCAGTTTTATAGCACCCTCGGGCTCCCCCAAACCTTAGCCGATCTAGGTCTAGAGTCCATCACCATTGCCGACCTGCGCCAAGCAGCCGAGGTGGCCTGTGCTGAGCGTTCTGATATCCATCACTTGCCGTTTACGGTTACCCCCGATCAATTGATGGCGGCCATGGTGTCTACCACCACGCCCATCTCGGAAGTACGCCATCCAGAGGGCGATCGCCCCACCACAGATCAACCACGTTATACGGAGCAGGAGGGACAGTTGTGGGTTTAG